DNA sequence from the Colletotrichum higginsianum IMI 349063 chromosome 10, whole genome shotgun sequence genome:
ATAATGCGTGAGGAAAGGTGAAGAAGGCGGTGAAGAGGCCAGTGATGATGATTGAAGAGACGGGGTGGAAGAACGGCGGTTAGTGTGATCTGTAAGatagcccccccccccggtttGAAAGGGAGGGAATTGAGTGGCTTGAGGCAATGCTTAGTGGTCTAAACTATTTGTGGTTGCCTCTCGAGTCCCGGGTGTGTTGGATGCCGCGCAAATTGTTTGAtgaagacgtcgaggccgctcAACTAACCAAGATGAAAGCCGGCCTCCAAGAAATCTGTCGACTTCCCCCTCCATAATGCGGCCCTTTCCCCGCCGTCTTCGTGACGCGACGGGCCTAAATGCCTAAATACTGTCTTTCCCCTGGTTCAGGCGCACTAGGGCGAGATAGTGCCTCTCTGAGTGAGACCACCCCAAGCACACTAAGTCAGACTCGTGCTTTTAGTGAAGTACTCAAGGTGATATCAAAGGGTCGATATGAGGGTGGAGCCCTGtcatccttctcctcgcATACCGAACGGCCATTGGCAGACCCGAGTCACTCTAGTCTCATAAAATGCTCACAGGCCTTACCAAACATGGAGATGCCGAGCGGGAGCGGACCCTCGTGGGCGCTAGAAGCTGCTGTCCTGTACGGGGGCGGCACGGGCGTTGCACTCGATGCGGATTAGGGAACGATCTCCCGGTTGTTCATTGGCGTCTTGCTCGATCCAGCTGGGTTCACCTGGGTTCTCGACTTGCTACGTGCAAGGTTTTTCCTAAAATCCTTCTGGAGTTCGTCCAATCCGCCCCCGTCGGTTCTTTTCCTAGGCTCCCtgtctctcactctctctcttgttCGGAtgtctctcttcctctctccccccctctccggGTGGTGTGACACTTACTTCGTTGAGCTGTCTACAGTCATCCCCTTCCAACAACGCTGGACGCCCTCACATCCCACACTCAACGTCCAACAACCAGCAACCAACCTCTACGTGAGACAGCGGCAAAGAGTGCACGAGTCTGTACTGGAACCCTAGCATAGATACTTGCCGATcactctctcccccccccccccgtccaATGACGCCGACTCCAACAACTGCCGGCGGTTCCAGTACCGTGGACTCGGGTCGGACACCAGGCATTCCCCCTAGCGCCGACTCAGAGTCAGTGCAGACACCGACCACGTCTTTGACTACGACAACAGCTGCGGAGACAACAGCTCCAACTCCTCAGCGGGCCGCAGCTCAGACGAGTATCCAATATCTACTCAATCCTGTCGAGGATGAGGCCGTCGAGCCGCTCCAGGTCGATGTAAGACCGTCCGCGCAGGCGGACTGGCCTCTCCGTCGCAAGACCGGGATATGCATGCTGACCTTTGTTTCCCCTGCTCTACAGACCGATATTGCCAACCCCGGCGAAGATAGCGACTCCGCCTATGGCTCCGACAGTGGCACCGCCTACACGGGCTCCATAACCTCCTCCATATTCCACTACCAGTACGAAAACGGCCGCCGATACCACGCCTACCGCGAGGGCCAGTACGTCCTCCCCAACGATGACCAGGAGCAGGAACGCCTAGACCTGCAGCACCACATCTGGCGCTTGCTTCTCGGTGGCCAGCTATACACGGCGCCGCTGCCTGCGCCGGAGGATCGggaggccgccgacatgCGCATCCTAGACCTCGGCACGGGGACGGGCATATGGGCCATCGAGATGGCCGACGAGTACCCGAGCGCCCAAGTctacggcgtcgacctctcGCCCATCCAGCCGGAATGGGTCCCGACCAACTGCAAGTTCCATGTCGACGACTACGAGGACGCCTGGACGTACCGCGAGGACGAGCGCTTCGACTACATCCACGGCCGCGCCCTCAGCGGCACATCGTCCGACTGGGCGCGCTTCTACGACCGCGTCATGGGCGGGCTGAAGCCCGGCGGCTGGGTCGAGATGCAGGAGTACGACGCGTGGATCttcagcgacgacgacagcttCGAGAGGGCCGTGTGGACCAAGGAGTGGGTCACGAagctggacgaggcgagcaAGGCCTACGGCAAGCAGATCAACGTCGCGAGGCACCACAAGCAATGGATGATCGAAGCGGGCTTCGAGGATGTGCAGGAGCTCGTGTACAGGGTGAGCCTTCGCCTACTAGGTTCTGTGTCGGATTGATGGACACTCCTTTGAGGAAGTTGCTGACGCTTGGCTCCAGATACCAATCGGCCCCTGGGCTAGGGATCCCGCCCTGAAGGAGCTTGGCCGTTGCGAGCTGGTTCACATGCAGATGTCTGTCGACTCACACACGCCGGCACTCTTCACTCGGGTCTTGAACTTCAGTCACGAACAAGCCCAAGTGCTGATGGAGGGCGTCAAACGAGAGTTCCGCAGCAAAGACTACAGGCTCATCACAAGCTACCGGTTCATCAGGgggagaaggccgagggcgtgaGATCGATCATCTGATGGCTTGGTGTTCTACCCTATTTCAATAAGCGACTTGGGAGTTGGTATGTCTTGTCATATATAGTGGGTTTCCTCACGAGCAGTGCCCAGCGGTACCTAGCATTAGCTCTTCGGAGTTTCAGTCTCACAAGAGCAAGCATATATCGACACGGCATCCTGTTTTCAAACAATGTCAACTGGAATGGAAAGTATAATGAATGATGACAGAGATGGTTGGAAACTCGTCTTAGGTTTATTACCGTCAAGTAGACCTATCCTGGACTTACTCCCTTAGGACGCCCGGAGCTTCACTTGTGTGGTGGCCGTTATGATCCAGATAAGACTCTGGCACATCCTTGCTCTACCTTTGGGAGCTTTGCAAACCCATCTCCGGCTGGCTCTGACGGCGAGTCGTGCGCTAATGATTGTAACGCTGGCGTTGCTGAAGGGGGCGTAACTCCTGACATACCCCAGGCTATGTGTTCATTTGTCGTCAGCTTCAGTGATTTCGGGGCGGAACAGGCTATATATCATATATGTGAACAAGTGTGTGTGCGCGTACCTTGATTCCCGAGGTTGATGGCCACCTTGGTAAACACTGCAATCGACATGAACGGCGAGATGCACTTGTTTATGAGAAAACCGACCACAAGCTTATGTGCTCTCTTCCTCAGCTCAGGGTCGAGTACCACGGAGCACATGAACCAAAGAGAGGGGGTCTGGCCCACAACCAGCACGCCGATCAGTTCCAGGATGTGAGCGCCCTTGGCAAGTCCGCGGATAAACAGCGCCGTGTTCAGCACCCGGTAGTACACCAAGCTCATCCGAACGACCTCGATCCCCGCTGCGATGCGCGTGGCCAAGATCATGTTTTCGCCGGCAAGGTAGAAGAAGTTGTTGAAGTACGCGTTCGAACCCCATCGCCGGCGTTGGCTCAGATAGTGTCGCATGGTTTGCGGCGCCAGAGTCTCGCTCacggcgccggggacgaaCAGGGTACGGAGATGCATCCCCTGGGAGAGCATGGAGTACGTGAGCCGCCTGTCGGTTCCCTGAGTAATTATCTCGATCAGCAAAGACGGGACTTTGCGTGTGCCAGCATGTTAGAATACCCATCATACCAAATATTGAACCTGGTGAGACAGCATCATGTTTCCCGTCACCGGCTCGGCGTATTTTCTCATCGCCCCTGCCATCTCTTCTCTGACTGCAATCATTGTGATGCATCCCGGCAAACAGGTGACCTtgccgacgaagccctcTGCCCTCCTTCGGACATGTTGTCCGAAGGTGTACTTCTTGGGATAAGCCTCAACTGTTCCACTGCCTGGGCAAAAGAAATAGGGACAAAGATTTACTACGCACCTGGAATTGCTGGTAGAGATACCAAAACGACCACTCATATCCCTTTTCCAGTCCAACCAGCACAAGACCACAGGCCGCTATGGCACTCTCATCCCGGGCCACTGCTTCTGCCAACTGCGTGATGGCACCCCTGCGTACAGCCGAATCGGCATCAGTACAAAACACCATGTCGAAGCCTCTGAAGGATGTACCCTCTGTCAATACTGGCAGGACACTTTCCCATAACTCTCTCCGAAGCAGCTGTGTATACGGCGGTACGTTGTGGCGAGGATAGTTGAAGAGGTCATGGCACAAGATAAGGGAATCTTTCTTCCCGGCATTTTCGGGTTTCTCAATGACAATCACCGGTACGTCCGTGATAAACCCTGATGTGACCCGCAAGAGGCCTCGCTTCCACTTGAGAGACGCATACGGCCACTCGAATTCTCGAACGACCCGGGTCATGCGGCCTCGGACGTCTCGTGGCTTGCCATCGAGGATGACTACCATGACCTGGCGATGAGGCTCGACGCCATTGTCGCGAAGCGAGTAGATCGTTTGGACGATCTGTTCCTCGCTTTCCGAGTATGCCGGTATGAGCGAAAGAATCCAGAGCGGCGGGACTGGGAGTGGAGGCCGGTAGAAGGTCCGAATTCTCTGCATGAGTATTCCAAGGATCGATACAACCGCCGACAGGAAGTCCTTGCTCTTGACCAACAAGATGACAATCAGCGTGAGCTTGCTCTTCTGGCCGAGAACGGCGGCTATGGCCATTGAAATGTTCAGCAGAGCCACGACACCAAGAAAAACGATTCGCTGGTTTCTTATGTCTTTTGCTGTGAGCACTCGGACCGGGTTGACGGGATCCGGGTAATTCGGGCAAAGACATGCCTCCATGTTGTCTCCAGGCTGCGTACTCTGGTTGCTGCAGGTGACCTCCGGGTCTTTGGAGTTCGTGTTATCCATGATAGGGGCATGTGTCTTTCGAAGATGAATCGGTTGCAAAAGTCACCTGCAACGAGGTAGTCCGGGACATGTAGAAAAGAACTGTTGGATGCATTTACACCTCCTCCTGTCAGAGTTGTGGCTGTAAATAAACGACGGCAAAGTAGCAAATCTCTGCGACGATGGGTTTCCAGTTTTCAGTTTATCCTATAATCCCTACAGTACACCTGTTTGCGGCCTGCTCCGTAGAGTCTCTACTCCATGAAGATGTGTCCAAACCAGAAAACAAGGGCCGCTCGTCAGATTACCCACAATTGGATTGACTCGTGAACTCCGGTAGAGACGCAAGCGTCACAACAACTCTTGGATTTCGCAGCATCTATCCTGCGGTCCGACTTCTGGAGCGGGTCTGAGCCTGAGTAGCGAGATGCTAGGAACGCCAGCCAGTCTATTAGAATTCAGTGTCATACTGATGCTCACTTGGAGTTTTGGTGTGATTATCTTACCCTGGTCAGTTTTCTGCGCTCTTTTCTGAACGAGATGAGCGGATTCTCTCAAAGCCTTTCCTGTATGCGGATGAGACGTACGATAAGTAGGTTTGTCGTTTTCCAGAAACGGGCTTCGTGGCTGCAAAGGGCAAACAGAATGAGCGTTGTCAGTCCACGATGTAACGCTGACCCCTGACCTCGTCCTCTTGGCATCAGACCATGCGGCCATTTTGTGCTAGCGATGTTCTAGAAATCCATCTCCTACTTGAAAGACTGAGAGTTGGTCGTTCACGACTCATGATCAGAAGATTACTGCGTCAAGGAAACACGACCACTTCAACATTCTCTGGATGAATGTTCTGCATCCGGCACATGAGTTTTTACTCCAAATGCTTCGAAATCCATGTGGCTCCGGTTCAAACTGGCTGTTATAAAAAGGCACTTGTATTCTTCGCTCAACTCCAGAGCGTTCAACATCATCCACTCAGTATCCCTCAAAAGACTTCAGAAAATCAAACAAGCCATACCTACACGTTGTACTCTCTGCAAAACCACAATGTCTCCTCCAGTGCCCCTTCCCAGCAACATCTCTAATTGGCGGCAACTGATGCCTTTAGCACGCAAGCTATCACAAGTGCCGGAGGCCTTGGGAGTAGTTCCCGAAGATACCCCTTTGGTCGCTGTTCTGGGTGTGGGATTTGTAGGCGAGGGGCTCGTCGACGCTTTCTCGTCCCGGTACAAAgtcctcggcttcgacatCAACACAAAGAGGGTTAACGACTTGCGCCAGCGGTATCTGGCGAAGCCAAACGTCAAGTTCACGACCGAGGAGACAGATCTCGGCGTGGCCACCCACTTCCTTGTTGCGGTGCCtacccttcttctccctgaCAGGTCCATCGATCTCTCCTACCTTCGCAGCGCCTTGTCCATGGTTGGGAAATGGGCACGTAGGGGGTCGACCGTTGTGATAGAGAGCTCAGTCGCTGTCGGTCTCACGAGGGAGCTTCTTGGCCCCATCGCACGCTCGCGCGGGCTCTTTGCCGGAATGTCTCCCGAGGTAAGAGACCAAGTATCCCGTCCTGAATTTTGTATTCCAGATAAGCGGCACACTGACGTTGAGCAGCGTATCGACCCAGGCCGCACCGAGCCACCGATGCATTCTATCCCCAAAATCGTGTCTGGCTTGGACGACGTGACCCCGGGCTCGCTGAGGGTGGTCTCGCGACTGTACGGTCGAGTCTTCGACACTATTGTCCCGGTATCGAAGCCCGAGGTAGCCGAAATGGCCAAGCTTTACGAGAACTGCCAGCGCATGGTGTGCATTGCGTACGCCAACGAAATGGCCGATGCCTGCGCTTCGCATGGCATCAACGCATACGAGGTCTCTGACGCTGCTGCGACCAAGCCCTTTGGCTACCTACCGTTCGAGCCGAGCCTCGGTGTCGGTGGGCACTGCATCCCCGTCAACCCGTACTATCTGTTGTCCAACTGCGAGTTTCCTCTCCTTCATGCCGCGGCCGACCAGATGGGCAAGCGACCCGCCAAAATTGCTCGCCGCGTCGTGGACAGTCTGTTCAACGAGTCCCGGAAGAGGGAACAGGGTCAAGCGGGCGGTGTGAATACTATCATGAAGCGGGTGCTCGTCGTTGGCATTGGCTTCAAAGCCGGCCAGAGCCACATTGTTAACTCGCCGGGGCTGGAGCTCGCGAACGAGCTAGCGAAGGATCGCCGGGTCCACGTCATGTTTGCTGACCCTCTTGTTCGCCAGAATGACGTGCCGCACATCCCACGGCTGGCCGACAAGGACTGGAAGCGCGAGGAGCTAGAGATGTTTGACATGATCGTGGTCTCTCACAGGCAGTGGGGACTAGACTACAATGTGCTAGGGAGACTTGATGGGGTGTTTGTCCAAGTTTGGTGTCAGTAAGACAGTCAGATAACGCAAGTGTCTTTTAACTAGTTGTTGGATGTACTAAAAGAGTCCCTGCAAGCTCTCTCTCTACAACAATTTTCCCAACATCGTTGGATGAGTCTGATCCTGCTATACAGCCGTGAAACTACGTTGAGATGGTTTTCGGTGCCACTCACCGCTGATCAACTATCTCAATGGTCCCGAAGACTACGGTGCTTTTGCTCCATTAAGGGCATTGTATTTGATGCTACAACGCCTCAACTCTGGCTATCGCCATGACTGAATGATGACCGAGGTTATTGTGCCGGTTGGCCCATAGGCTTGGCGTAGCGCTGGACTCGGACACGGCGAGACCCAAATCATGCAGGCCGTGCAGTGCAGCAAAGACGCCGACCCTGTCTGTCTGATGCATCCCATACATAGCCAACCGCCCGGAAACCCGGTCACGGTTTCGTGGAGAATCTCACAAAAGTGCCAGCTACCCGGGATCTCATGAGCCAATTTACCCAAACACGGGCGCGCAGAAGAGGGGTTTGCATATCCGTACATGTGTCCACTCCCTACGCCGCTCCCTCGCAGCGAAGTCAGCGCCTGGCATCCGGTATCATTCCATGGTTCGTTCCCGTTCCCTCAAATTTGTTTTCAATCTCTCTTTCCTGACTCTGAGCTATAGCGGACGCGGGGTAAGATTCAGTGGGCAACAGTTGTTCTCTTGCTTGACGATTCCCTTTCCCGCCATCTTGCGACCGAGCCCCGGCTCTTGGGCGGCGAACTGCTGACCTCAATGAGAGTGAACCTCGGGAGTAGGCACAAACTGCAGAAATTATTATGATCATTGCTTGATTGCCCGTCATCAGTCGCCAGGGGTGTGCTCCGTCCAATTAGATCCATCGTTTCCCGTTTCTGTTGGTGCAGGCTTGCATGCCAAAAGACCAAAAGCGTGTTGGTCCGCCATTTTCTCTTCCCAAAACGAGTTACCAACAGACAATTCCCTCCTCAGGAGGATCCACGCACGCCACAAATTCCCACCTTTCTCTTCCGACTCTCCCACCCTCTTTATGTGTGCGGGTATATTTGTCCCTAATCCTTTTGTCATTGAAAGGCGAAAGAACCGTACCACCAGGCTCGCTTGTCGCCCCAGGACCCCATCGCAGCTTGTTCAGAGTTTTCGTCAAACCGAGAAACCTCGACGTTCTGTCCTCTCGGCTGAGATTTCGAGCGACCAGATCTCCAACATGTCCGTCCCAGAGACGTCTCATGCCCCAGCTTTCCTCGAAGCCGAACCATCACTcaacaccgacgccgactcTGCGACGACAAGCGCCGATGAGGCTAGCGACGGCGAGTCTGCCGGCAACGATGAGTCCGACCTGGACTCctccctcggcgccgaggtgcAGCCTTCCACCATGTCTCTCCGCAGCAGCATCCTCCGCTATCGCGAAGAGAACGGCCGCACATACCACGCCTACAAGGACGGCGCCTATCTCATGCCCAACGACGATCTTGAACTTGACCGCCTGGACCTCCAACACAACCTTTTCCTGCTCACTATGGGGAACAAGCTCTTCCTGTCCCCCCTGGACCACGAAAAACCCCCTCAGCGCGTTTTGGACATCGGCACGGGAACCGGCATATGGGCCATTGACTTTGCGGACGACAACCCGGCTTCCACCGTCATAGGTGTCGATTTGAGCCCGGTGCAGCCGTCGTACGTGCCGCCCAACGCCTACTTTCAGATCGAGGacatcgaggaggagccgTGGTCGTTTTCGCAAAAGTTCGATTTCGTACACAGCCGGATGAACACGGGCGGGATCCGAGACATCCCCAAGTTGTTCCGGCAGGCTTACGACAATTTGAACCCGGGGGGCTGGATAGAGACCACTGACGGCGCGCTTGCCACGTCCGATGACGGGACTCTGAAGGAGGACTCGGCGCTCTACCAATGGAATCTTTTGCTGTCCAAGGGGACGGAGGTCTTGGGCACGCCCTATGGCGCGGCCCCCACGTACAAGGAACTTCTTCGCGAGGCCGGCTTCATAAACGTAAAAGAAGTGATCTTCAAGTGGCCAACTAATCAATGGGCTAGACACCCTAGGCATAAGGAACTTGGTGAGTTTCATGATATACCTTCCTCCAAGGGCTTGACAGTAAACCCAAACGGGTCTCTTTCCATGCTCCAACTTTCATTACAGGTAATCCGGCTTGGTGGGGGGGAAGTGGTAGTTAACTAATCGCATAGGTACTTGGAACTACGAGAACGTCTTGATGGGGTTAGAAGGCCTCTGCATCGCAATCTTTTCTCGCGTGCTAGGGTGGTCAAAAGAGAAGGTGGACGTTTTCCTCGCAGAGGTACGGAACGATCTGAAAAACAGGGACATCCATGCATACTGGCCCATGTAAGTTTTATCGTCCTCAGCTGGATTAGGTTTAAATTGACCTCCGTAACAGCTACGTGGTTTGCGGGCAGAAACCATCATGAACATGATGAGAACGGGGAACTGGTTGTTTTGGTTGGATAAGCTCACTCCCAGTCTTCCCAGCGGGTTTCCTGGATGGTTGATAATGACTGGTTTACGTCAACATGCAAATCAAATGTAGTCTGTCTAATCACGACAATTAAAAGCTCCCAGTCTTTGTACATAAAACGTGTTCCTACAACCAACAGCCCTTCCAACCTTGATACCAAACTGTAGTATGAGACGCTCATCAAATATGTTCTATGCCCAATGATGTCCTCCTGGGAAGTTTCTCAGACGGTGTAACGCCTCTCGTCCGGGCACAAAACCCAACTCTTCTTCCGAAATATGGACAATAAGCCGTGCTTGCTCGAACACTTGTACTCAAGTACGGACTGTCAGAACATGGGGTCTAGGCAGCTCATTCCTGTTCAGATACAGCTCTGTGACAAAAGTTCGAATGTGTCTGCGTCATGGTAGTCCTACGCTCACAGTCGAGAATAGGTGCTCAAGGGCACTGTCATTGTTAGCAACATACGAGACTAGCGGCGTTCTTTTGCCAAACACTTACGCATTGCACATACTGAAACACGGATAAATTAGCTTCATTCGTTTCGCCCAACTGTGCGGATAGATATCCTACTTACGCCGTCTCCTAGGCAGGAATCCAAGACCGGCTGTCCATTTCGCACAGGGTAGGAGCACGTTCTAAATTGATAGTAAGGGCCACTGATACTTCCGGGCTCTTGGCACTAAGTTGAAGGTGTAAGTACAGAGCATCGGCAGTGCGTACGTCTCGAGTAGGCTTACACAGTAGACGTTGGGCTAATCGCTGTCAGTTTGAATCTGCAAAACTGGATTGGATATAATCAACTTACGTATGAGCCTGGACATGAAGCACCCGATGGCATGCCCCATCCAGCGTTGCAGTGAGCCGCGTTGGAGACTGCGACCAGAGCCAGGAGAGTTGCGGCGGTGTATTTCATGATTGATCGCAACGGCACATGAACGAGGTGGAAAGCGTCTAGTAAATTGAATGTGTGGAGGGAGGAATGATGGCATTACAGGAGGCGACAGAAGTTTTAACAGCCACCCTTTGTGATTACCGCCTTGTGATTACCGCCTTGTGATTACCCCCTTGTGATTACCCCCTTGTGATTACTCTCACGTTCGTTttcctcggcctccgtcGCAGTATCGTGCCGATCCTGATACTACGCGTCGACTAAAACAGACATACCCGAGTCAGACATGTACTAGTGGATGTCCTGCCACAAGTAGTGATCTATTTAAGTTTCGGCAACTTGTCCCCTTTGCGGTGATAATATTGGCTCCTCGTTAACGCCCCATATAAATCGATTAGCTCACTCCAAAAACACAGCCAAGGGCACTTATCTAATGCTGGTCCCCAGCTTGGCAACTCATGTTGGAATACCTCCCAAACATCGGTCAGGCCACCACTTCAACAAATGTTAGGAAGCAAAGCGGTTTCAGATCGAACAATATCGACCTATGTAGCTTCTTGACCCTCTTTTACCTGTCTCTTTTTCAACTTGGTGGAAGATCACCAATCTGCCGCAAGTCAAACATTTCGTCGGAGGTGGCAGTGTGCACCGCCAGGCCCGAGGAGGCGCTGTGGTTTCGCAATTGTCGGACGGCCAGCCCCATTACTTCCGCTATCCCTGTAACGGGTTCTCAAAGCTGCAAAGCCGGAATAGTAAACAAGCCTTAGATCCGTACAGTTGAATTCTGCTGTCGGGGTGGGCTCCGTATCCCTTGGCGGTATGTCAGCAATCCCTGGGCTGTGATTCCTGGAAGTTGAACAAAAGCTTCCAGGGTTTAGGACTTTCCGCCATCAACTGGGTCCTGTCAATTACCGCATGATCATGGAATTTGATTGATCTCCACTACAAGACGCACAGGTATTCGAGTTAGAAGCTCAGGGATCGACAGTCTCGCACAGACTGGAAggcctccctctcttcctctctctctctcgggcCGTTCCTCTTTTGAGTTTGAAATACACCTATTATCCCAGGTCATCAAGAGACGAACTACGGATATCAGACCCCCATAAGGACAGACAGAATAATCGCCAGGCCCAGAGCGAAGGCAGCTTGACCGCTCGCCacccgcgccgtcgtcataCCGTCACTCTTTCTTGGGGCGGCACCAGACAACTGGCCGCAGCGGGGCTCCATGGACTGTGGGAACATCAGCACGGTGCCGTTGCCGACGTCccccgtcggcatcgtcgcgtTTCCGCCGATGGTGAAGGACGCATTCGTCGACTCGAACCCATCCCTACGGCCCACCAGCACCTCGACGCTGCGGAACGCGACGGCCGGCGCGTCCTGTGCCAGGAAATGGCCTGCTGTGGAGACGGCAAGATACGTCAACCCCCTCTCGGAATGTACCGTTCCCATCACGCCCGCGCCGGCAAGGCTCTCCGGGTTGTTGTTACGGTGATACGGCACATAGAGCGGCGCCGTTGGCTTCGTCTGGAAGCCGAGTTGTCCGCCCCACGTCAGGTTCTGGATTGTGAGAAGCGTGCCATCGTCGATGAGTACGAAGTCTTTGGTGCCGTGGGCGAGGATGACGTTGCGCGTCTTGTCGATTACGTTGGGCAGCACAGGTTGGCTGCCCGGTCCTTCTTTGATCGAGCTGTCAGTCGAATTGAAGAAGATCGGCGTCTCGCTGCAAAACTCCCATTGCTTGTCAACGGGGGCGTTGATGGCGCGCTTGACATCCTCTCGGTTGAAATACACCGGCCCAGCTCCTTTCGGCCTGTACATAAAGCCGTCATTGAAACCCAGGGGATCGTACTTGAGCGGACACATGTTGGTGACGGTATAAACGCTGAAGCATGGTGTGATCTCCATCGCAGCACCCAGAACCATGGTCCACACATCGCACTCCGGTTTGACATTTCCATCTTCGTCGACTCCCGGGGGCATCCCCGGTTGTAGGCCTGTCGGCGGGTAGACGAGGTATTTACGCATGTACTCGTCGTAGCCGCACTTTGCACTGGCGTCCTTCACCGTCCGGCGGAAGGAATCGTTAAACGCGAGCACATTGTCCCATCGGTCAATGAAGGACGCCACGGGGATCTCTTCACCAACGCTGTCGACCGAGTATACTCCGTCAAAGATCTGCATGCCCGCAACGTTGAAATAGTTCTTGTCGTTGCTGTCAAGCATGGCACTGGCAATGTACGGGCAGTACATTCCGCTGTAGGAAGAGCCGGTGACGTAGATTTTGTATCCCTGCATGGCGAAGGTGTCGATGAAGTTGCGCCAGAAGCCCAGGAACTGTCGAGCTACGTCAAACTCGTCCTTGGCGCTAGGCACACCCTGCGAGAACCCTGCGCCGATGGGCTGGTCTATCCAAACTACGTTGGTGATCCGGTGCCAGCTCCATTTGTTTCTGATGGGCTTCAGCATGCCCGGTTGCCACAGCATTGGGCCATTCTCTGATAGAAGCTCTCCTGTTGAAGAGCATCCGGGCTGTGGTGTTGTAGTCAATAACGGTTCCAACGAGGACGCTGTGCTCGACTTACACCTCCTGTTAACCAGATGAGAATCTCTTTGTTCGCTGCCTGGCTCTCGGACGGGAAGAACCAAAAGTACAACTGTCCGGCCGTATCATTCGTCTTATCAAT
Encoded proteins:
- a CDS encoding UDP-glucose 6-dehydrogenase; this translates as MSPPVPLPSNISNWRQLMPLARKLSQVPEALGVVPEDTPLVAVLGVGFVGEGLVDAFSSRYKVLGFDINTKRVNDLRQRYLAKPNVKFTTEETDLGVATHFLVAVPTLLLPDRSIDLSYLRSALSMVGKWARRGSTVVIESSVAVGLTRELLGPIARSRGLFAGMSPERIDPGRTEPPMHSIPKIVSGLDDVTPGSLRVVSRLYGRVFDTIVPVSKPEVAEMAKLYENCQRMVCIAYANEMADACASHGINAYEVSDAAATKPFGYLPFEPSLGVGGHCIPVNPYYLLSNCEFPLLHAAADQMGKRPAKIARRVVDSLFNESRKREQGQAGGVNTIMKRVLVVGIGFKAGQSHIVNSPGLELANELAKDRRVHVMFADPLVRQNDVPHIPRLADKDWKREELEMFDMIVVSHRQWGLDYNVLGRLDGVFVQVWCQ
- a CDS encoding Methyltransferase translates to MCAGIFVPNPFVIERRKNRTTRLACRPRTPSQLVQSFRQTEKPRRSVLSAEISSDQISNMSVPETSHAPAFLEAEPSLNTDADSATTSADEASDGESAGNDESDLDSSLGAEVQPSTMSLRSSILRYREENGRTYHAYKDGAYLMPNDDLELDRLDLQHNLFLLTMGNKLFLSPLDHEKPPQRVLDIGTGTGIWAIDFADDNPASTVIGVDLSPVQPSYVPPNAYFQIEDIEEEPWSFSQKFDFVHSRMNTGGIRDIPKLFRQAYDNLNPGGWIETTDGALATSDDGTLKEDSALYQWNLLLSKGTEVLGTPYGAAPTYKELLREAGFINVKEVIFKWPTNQWARHPRHKELGTWNYENVLMGLEGLCIAIFSRVLGWSKEKVDVFLAEVRNDLKNRDIHAYWPIYVVCGQKPS
- a CDS encoding Methyltransferase, with the protein product MTPTPTTAGGSSTVDSGRTPGIPPSADSESVQTPTTSLTTTTAAETTAPTPQRAAAQTSIQYLLNPVEDEAVEPLQVDTDIANPGEDSDSAYGSDSGTAYTGSITSSIFHYQYENGRRYHAYREGQYVLPNDDQEQERLDLQHHIWRLLLGGQLYTAPLPAPEDREAADMRILDLGTGTGIWAIEMADEYPSAQVYGVDLSPIQPEWVPTNCKFHVDDYEDAWTYREDERFDYIHGRALSGTSSDWARFYDRVMGGLKPGGWVEMQEYDAWIFSDDDSFERAVWTKEWVTKLDEASKAYGKQINVARHHKQWMIEAGFEDVQELVYRIPIGPWARDPALKELGRCELVHMQMSVDSHTPALFTRVLNFSHEQAQVLMEGVKREFRSKDYRLITSYRFIRGRRPRA
- a CDS encoding ESV-1-84 protein, with amino-acid sequence MDNTNSKDPEVTCSNQSTQPGDNMEACLCPNYPDPVNPVRVLTAKDIRNQRIVFLGVVALLNISMAIAAVLGQKSKLTLIVILLVKSKDFLSAVVSILGILMQRIRTFYRPPLPVPPLWILSLIPAYSESEEQIVQTIYSLRDNGVEPHRQVMVVILDGKPRDVRGRMTRVVREFEWPYASLKWKRGLLRVTSGFITDVPVIVIEKPENAGKKDSLILCHDLFNYPRHNVPPYTQLLRRELWESVLPVLTEGTSFRGFDMVFCTDADSAVRRGAITQLAEAVARDESAIAACGLVLVGLEKGYEWSFWYLYQQFQKYTFGQHVRRRAEGFVGKVTCLPGCITMIAVREEMAGAMRKYAEPVTGNMMLSHQVQYLGTDRRLTYSMLSQGMHLRTLFVPGAVSETLAPQTMRHYLSQRRRWGSNAYFNNFFYLAGENMILATRIAAGIEVVRMSLVYYRVLNTALFIRGLAKGAHILELIGVLVVGQTPSLWFMCSVVLDPELRKRAHKLVVGFLINKCISPFMSIAVFTKVAINLGNQACSAPKSLKLTTNEHIAWGMSGVTPPSATPALQSLAHDSPSEPAGDGFAKLPKVEQGCARVLSGS
- a CDS encoding Serine carboxypeptidase; translation: MRWYHAAILLSAAVSATLNLKQYKPSLSQQQFPSPEEDVPQNVVNKVQGEPKFLTNKTRKYVVNSTKIPEIDFDVGESYAGLLNIDKTNDTAGQLYFWFFPSESQAANKEILIWLTGGPGCSSTGELLSENGPMLWQPGMLKPIRNKWSWHRITNVVWIDQPIGAGFSQGVPSAKDEFDVARQFLGFWRNFIDTFAMQGYKIYVTGSSYSGMYCPYIASAMLDSNDKNYFNVAGMQIFDGVYSVDSVGEEIPVASFIDRWDNVLAFNDSFRRTVKDASAKCGYDEYMRKYLVYPPTGLQPGMPPGVDEDGNVKPECDVWTMVLGAAMEITPCFSVYTVTNMCPLKYDPLGFNDGFMYRPKGAGPVYFNREDVKRAINAPVDKQWEFCSETPIFFNSTDSSIKEGPGSQPVLPNVIDKTRNVILAHGTKDFVLIDDGTLLTIQNLTWGGQLGFQTKPTAPLYVPYHRNNNPESLAGAGVMGTVHSERGLTYLAVSTAGHFLAQDAPAVAFRSVEVLVGRRDGFESTNASFTIGGNATMPTGDVGNGTVLMFPQSMEPRCGQLSGAAPRKSDGMTTARVASGQAAFALGLAIILSVLMGV